In Paenibacillus sp. BIC5C1, a genomic segment contains:
- the helD gene encoding RNA polymerase recycling motor HelD, which yields MQSKDWQLEQERLESVRNKLQAKITELEPEVAGMRDQASEIRKRFWEEVTINTSTHEDFEETFYTINQQSAVLAERERGHIRLMQQWNNMKRLLPSPYFGRIDFQEKGLALTDQIYIGVSSFMDEDGLSFLIYDWRTPIASMYYDSSPGIASYVTPIGRIDGTMELKRQFQIHNGQIRNMFDANETIGDQLLQQVLGKGADSQMKSIVATIQKEQNAIIRNDTSRMLIVQGAAGSGKTSAALQRVAYLLYKHRQTISADQIVLFSPNPMFGSYISTVLPELGEDNMQQTTFQQFLDYWLGSSLRPEDVFDQIEYVLTSHEAPGYEARLQGIEYKASDAFLQALQNYGNWLGQEGMRFNSIRFRNRDLITAEQMKAKFYGYDRSLPLLNRVVLLQEWLLKELASLERKEREESWVQEELNYLDTDQYADVFEVLHKDKEVFDIAEQYAQIREKISKKRREDEGDFDFAQKEEELLGRKIVKERFSPLRKSVKKFAFVDIKGIYGELFVDEAAYRQKTNTEVVPSLWLEICIQTKETLLRNELFHEDATPYLYVKELIEGVRTNTEIKYVFVDEGQDYSTFQYEYLKKLFPRARMTVLGDFGQAIFTQATKLAAADSPLVRLYGEAETSRFSLVRSYRSTKEIVEFTRAMLPGGDEIVPFERHGLKPLLTRSIDREKLNTQMVADIAALRAEGFDSIAIITKTAAESLKAHESLQIQGGEALQLVTKETFNFEKGVMVIPVYLAKGVEFDAVLVYDASSGTYGRDNERKLLYTACTRAMHRLHLYTTGDWSPFIQALPADLHEESEVYTTE from the coding sequence ATGCAATCAAAAGATTGGCAACTGGAACAGGAACGTCTGGAGTCTGTAAGGAACAAACTGCAGGCCAAAATCACAGAATTGGAGCCAGAGGTTGCCGGAATGCGTGACCAGGCTTCGGAAATTCGCAAGCGCTTTTGGGAAGAGGTGACGATCAATACCAGCACCCACGAAGATTTCGAAGAGACCTTCTATACCATTAACCAGCAGTCTGCGGTACTGGCCGAGCGGGAACGTGGTCACATACGGTTGATGCAGCAATGGAACAACATGAAGCGTTTGCTCCCGTCCCCTTATTTTGGCCGTATCGACTTTCAGGAGAAAGGTCTGGCCCTCACCGATCAGATTTATATCGGCGTATCTTCTTTTATGGACGAAGACGGTTTGAGCTTTCTGATCTATGATTGGCGTACACCGATCGCGAGCATGTATTACGACTCTTCCCCCGGCATAGCGTCCTATGTGACTCCGATTGGACGAATCGATGGCACAATGGAGCTCAAACGGCAATTTCAGATCCATAACGGACAAATCCGCAATATGTTTGATGCTAACGAAACGATTGGAGACCAATTGTTGCAACAAGTGCTCGGCAAAGGTGCAGATTCACAAATGAAAAGTATCGTGGCAACCATACAGAAGGAACAAAACGCCATTATCCGTAATGACACAAGCCGAATGCTTATCGTACAAGGAGCAGCCGGTAGCGGTAAAACTTCCGCAGCCTTGCAGCGGGTGGCGTACTTACTATACAAACATCGCCAGACGATCAGCGCTGATCAGATCGTCCTTTTCTCACCAAATCCGATGTTTGGCAGTTATATTTCCACTGTCCTTCCGGAGCTCGGCGAAGATAACATGCAGCAGACTACTTTTCAACAATTCCTCGACTATTGGCTTGGCTCTTCGTTGCGTCCAGAGGATGTCTTTGATCAGATTGAATATGTACTGACCTCGCATGAAGCTCCGGGCTATGAGGCTCGGCTTCAAGGGATCGAATATAAAGCTTCCGATGCTTTTCTGCAGGCCTTGCAGAACTATGGAAACTGGTTGGGACAGGAAGGTATGCGATTCAACAGCATTCGGTTTCGGAACCGTGATTTGATTACTGCAGAGCAAATGAAAGCCAAATTTTACGGTTATGATCGGTCCCTACCCTTGCTAAATCGCGTTGTACTCTTGCAGGAATGGCTGCTGAAAGAGCTGGCTTCTCTGGAACGCAAGGAACGTGAAGAGTCGTGGGTACAGGAAGAGTTGAATTATCTCGACACTGATCAGTATGCGGATGTCTTTGAAGTGCTGCATAAAGATAAGGAAGTATTCGATATCGCGGAACAGTACGCCCAAATTCGCGAGAAAATAAGCAAGAAGCGCCGAGAAGACGAAGGTGACTTTGACTTTGCCCAGAAGGAGGAGGAGCTGCTCGGCCGTAAGATCGTGAAAGAACGTTTTAGCCCACTAAGAAAAAGTGTCAAGAAATTCGCGTTTGTTGATATCAAAGGTATATATGGTGAATTGTTTGTTGACGAAGCAGCTTACCGGCAGAAAACAAATACTGAGGTTGTCCCATCGCTATGGCTTGAGATATGCATTCAAACCAAGGAAACTCTGCTCCGGAACGAGTTGTTTCATGAGGATGCGACTCCCTATTTGTATGTAAAAGAACTGATTGAAGGTGTCCGGACGAACACGGAAATCAAGTATGTCTTCGTTGATGAGGGTCAGGATTATTCAACATTTCAATATGAATATCTCAAAAAGTTGTTTCCCCGTGCCCGAATGACTGTGCTGGGCGACTTTGGGCAAGCGATCTTCACGCAGGCTACCAAGTTGGCCGCAGCTGATTCACCACTAGTCCGTCTCTACGGTGAAGCCGAAACAAGCCGTTTCTCTCTAGTACGCAGCTATCGCTCAACGAAGGAAATCGTTGAGTTTACAAGAGCGATGCTTCCAGGCGGAGATGAAATTGTACCCTTTGAAAGACATGGCCTAAAGCCCCTGCTGACGAGAAGCATCGACAGGGAGAAGCTGAATACACAAATGGTTGCAGATATCGCTGCGCTAAGAGCCGAGGGCTTTGATTCCATCGCTATTATTACGAAGACCGCCGCCGAAAGCCTCAAGGCCCATGAATCGTTACAGATTCAAGGAGGTGAAGCGTTGCAGCTCGTAACGAAGGAAACGTTCAACTTTGAAAAAGGTGTAATGGTCATTCCTGTTTATCTCGCCAAAGGTGTCGAGTTCGATGCCGTCTTGGTCTATGATGCTTCGTCTGGAACTTATGGTCGAGACAATGAACGCAAGCTTCTTTATACGGCGTGTACGCGGGCTATGCATCGGCTTCATCTATACACGACGGGCGATTGGTCGCCTTTCATACAGGCCTTGCCAGCAGATTTGCATGAGGAATCGGAGGTCTATACAACGGAATAA
- a CDS encoding glycoside hydrolase family 2 TIM barrel-domain containing protein, with amino-acid sequence MLTKMNLQGSWELQLDEHKQGVQGPFEDTITLPNTTSHARKGRKNDVAHIGSLTDEYSYEGWVWLKREIDIPATHASKRCSLYLERTRITKLWVDGEEVGTQDSLNTPHVYSLPEGLLEGKHTLTIRVDNTDYPTKGGHLTSADTQTNWNGITGKLELHFYHDVHMGEVQIYPDAKERSFRIASTLSKSIPGTVLSVTAQTFKPLLEETHGYIASDRNHVVSEQTYPCSQDEVNVLYKMGDDALLWSDSDPHLYVLTLNLLGEHGDVLDTTEIITGLRDFEAAGDSFTINGRKTFLRGKHDGLIFPLTGYAPTDVDDWLRILSISKSYGINHYRFHTCCPPEAAFTAADMLGIYMEPELPFWGTITDELDPQHNQAEQDYLIREGFAMLKAYGNHPSFVMMSLGNELWGSKERLNAIIKAYRAFDPRPLYTQGSNNFQFTPHILEEEDFYCGVRFSKDRLFRGSYAMCDAPLGHVQTDVPGTLKDYDNMILPVGTVSENEGIQAEESEIQIQYGTEAKTVKAASVEQQLIPHLPVISHEIGQYAMYPNYEEIEKYTGSLKAKNFEVFRERLQSKGMGHLGEPFFRNSGKLAVDCYKEELEAAFRSNHLAGFQLLDLQDFSGQGTALVGILDAFMDSKGLITPEEWRTFCSDAVLLARFEKYNYNSGEDFNAHIQLRYYRADSLTGHAVVWELRDSDQLLARGKEEISFISGETWFEISQIKFKLPDVKKMTPITLSLHIPNTDIRKQYDLWVYPDHDVTAIEHDHIYKELSNGVISLLEKGESVLLLPTLEDNDNSIEGTYCTDFWCYPMFRSISESMNKQVPVGTLGLLIDNAHPALKHFPSETHSTYPWWHIVMNSRSIILDKVAANVQPFVQTIDNFERNHKLGLLFECQVGKGKLLVGALNYDKLISQTEGRQLLYSLAQYVRSEEFQPEAQIEMVELQQLFGNK; translated from the coding sequence ATGTTAACCAAAATGAACTTGCAGGGAAGCTGGGAGCTTCAACTGGATGAACATAAACAAGGCGTTCAAGGCCCATTTGAAGACACTATAACACTGCCGAACACAACTTCTCATGCGCGCAAGGGTAGGAAGAATGATGTGGCTCACATCGGGTCTCTGACTGATGAATATTCATATGAAGGATGGGTATGGCTGAAACGGGAAATTGATATACCAGCTACACATGCTAGCAAGAGATGCAGTTTGTATCTGGAACGCACGCGTATAACGAAGTTATGGGTCGATGGTGAAGAAGTTGGAACACAGGATAGCCTTAACACCCCCCATGTGTACAGTTTGCCGGAAGGACTACTGGAGGGAAAACACACCCTCACCATCCGGGTTGATAATACGGACTATCCGACGAAAGGCGGGCATCTTACATCCGCCGATACTCAGACCAACTGGAACGGAATTACCGGGAAGCTGGAGCTTCATTTTTACCACGACGTGCATATGGGTGAGGTACAGATCTATCCCGATGCGAAAGAGCGATCCTTTAGAATCGCAAGTACTTTGTCCAAATCGATACCAGGTACTGTATTGTCTGTTACTGCGCAAACCTTCAAGCCTCTTTTAGAAGAGACTCATGGATATATAGCTTCAGACAGAAATCATGTGGTGAGTGAGCAAACCTACCCATGCAGTCAGGACGAAGTGAATGTGCTCTACAAGATGGGAGACGACGCATTGCTCTGGAGTGATTCGGACCCACATCTGTATGTGCTGACCCTTAATCTGTTGGGTGAACATGGCGATGTGCTGGATACAACCGAAATCATAACAGGACTGCGAGATTTTGAAGCTGCTGGAGATTCTTTTACTATCAATGGTCGAAAGACTTTTCTTCGCGGAAAACATGATGGTTTAATCTTTCCACTTACAGGTTACGCACCAACCGATGTGGATGATTGGCTGCGAATCCTGAGCATTTCCAAATCATATGGTATAAATCATTATCGTTTCCATACCTGCTGTCCGCCTGAAGCAGCGTTCACCGCTGCAGATATGCTTGGCATCTATATGGAGCCTGAATTGCCATTCTGGGGTACAATCACGGATGAACTCGACCCACAGCATAATCAGGCTGAACAGGACTATCTTATTCGTGAAGGCTTTGCCATGCTCAAGGCGTATGGGAATCATCCTTCTTTTGTCATGATGTCACTCGGTAATGAACTTTGGGGAAGCAAAGAAAGACTAAATGCCATTATCAAAGCGTATAGAGCATTTGATCCACGACCTCTGTACACTCAGGGTTCAAACAATTTTCAGTTCACTCCGCACATTCTAGAGGAAGAAGATTTTTACTGTGGTGTGCGTTTTTCCAAAGATAGACTTTTCCGCGGCTCCTATGCCATGTGTGATGCCCCGTTGGGTCATGTGCAAACCGACGTGCCTGGTACTCTGAAGGATTACGACAACATGATCTTGCCCGTTGGGACAGTTTCGGAGAACGAGGGAATTCAAGCAGAGGAATCTGAAATTCAAATTCAATATGGCACGGAGGCCAAGACCGTGAAAGCCGCTTCTGTTGAACAACAGCTCATTCCACACCTGCCCGTCATCTCCCATGAAATTGGACAATATGCCATGTATCCGAATTATGAAGAGATCGAGAAGTATACCGGGTCGTTGAAAGCAAAAAACTTTGAGGTGTTTCGGGAACGATTGCAGTCCAAGGGAATGGGACATCTGGGTGAACCCTTTTTCAGAAACTCTGGCAAACTTGCCGTTGACTGCTATAAGGAGGAGCTTGAGGCGGCATTTCGATCCAATCATCTGGCAGGGTTTCAATTGCTTGATCTTCAGGACTTTAGTGGACAGGGGACAGCACTGGTAGGTATTTTGGATGCCTTCATGGATTCGAAAGGGTTAATTACTCCCGAGGAGTGGAGGACGTTTTGCTCCGATGCAGTCCTTCTGGCCCGATTCGAGAAATACAACTACAATTCAGGAGAAGATTTCAATGCCCACATTCAATTAAGGTACTACCGAGCAGATTCATTGACAGGTCATGCTGTGGTGTGGGAATTACGTGATTCGGATCAATTGCTTGCGCGAGGAAAAGAAGAGATTTCCTTTATCTCTGGCGAAACTTGGTTTGAAATAAGTCAAATCAAGTTCAAGCTGCCTGATGTGAAAAAGATGACGCCAATCACTCTATCCCTGCATATTCCAAATACCGATATTCGGAAACAATATGACCTTTGGGTATACCCTGATCATGATGTGACAGCTATTGAACATGACCATATTTATAAGGAATTGTCCAATGGAGTCATTAGCTTGCTGGAAAAAGGGGAGAGTGTGCTTCTGCTTCCAACACTCGAGGATAACGATAATTCAATCGAAGGCACATATTGTACCGATTTCTGGTGTTATCCGATGTTCCGATCCATTTCGGAAAGCATGAACAAGCAAGTGCCGGTCGGCACGCTTGGTCTTCTAATCGATAACGCGCATCCAGCATTGAAGCACTTCCCAAGTGAGACGCATTCCACGTATCCTTGGTGGCATATCGTCATGAATTCACGGTCTATTATTTTGGATAAGGTTGCCGCGAATGTTCAGCCTTTCGTTCAAACTATCGATAATTTTGAACGTAATCATAAGCTGGGGCTGCTGTTTGAATGCCAGGTTGGAAAAGGCAAGCTGTTGGTTGGGGCGCTAAATTATGATAAATTGATTAGCCAAACGGAAGGGCGGCAATTGCTTTACAGCCTTGCACAATATGTGAGAAGTGAGGAATTCCAACCGGAAGCCCAGATAGAGATGGTTGAGCTTCAACAATTGTTCGGCAACAAATAG
- a CDS encoding amino acid permease: MKSHVHQKEEDKLSWISLSLFGAGCTLGTGFFLGTSLAIHWSGLSVLVLLVLAAAGTYFVFGALAQMTAEDPKEGAFRTYAGEAFGPWAGFGSGWMYWSSEMLIMGSSLTALGLFSQFWFPKFPLWVFVAVYACIGLFIAALGAKGLTQTENVLAVIKLAATVAFIGIAAAACLGWLNVKITPQKITNEWFPHKIKGVWTGFIYAFFAFAGIEVMGLMAAKLKEPKDAVKSGRVMLLTVSTLYVVAIALILLLVPAAKLTPDESPLVKAMSSIGFTVVVHILNGILIIAGFSTMVASIYAITSMLVKLGEDGDAPKMFTKTWGKKSMPLYALGCTAAGLILSTLLALWMPKSLFEYVTTAGSLVLMYTWLLICITYIKKMKPTSWNRIKVWIAMVLILAAVAGTAMEKASRRGLLASIGLVVLIALITYIVNKVRKPRPSPTTEPSKT; the protein is encoded by the coding sequence ATGAAAAGTCATGTGCATCAAAAAGAAGAAGATAAACTGAGCTGGATTAGTCTTTCCTTATTTGGAGCAGGATGTACGCTAGGAACCGGATTTTTCCTCGGAACAAGTCTGGCTATTCATTGGTCCGGTTTATCCGTGCTTGTACTTTTGGTGCTGGCTGCTGCAGGGACCTACTTTGTTTTTGGAGCATTGGCTCAGATGACGGCAGAAGATCCGAAGGAAGGGGCTTTCCGAACATATGCCGGGGAAGCGTTCGGCCCATGGGCCGGTTTTGGAAGTGGATGGATGTATTGGTCTTCCGAAATGCTGATCATGGGGAGTTCATTAACGGCGCTGGGATTGTTCTCTCAATTTTGGTTTCCCAAGTTTCCATTATGGGTGTTCGTTGCGGTATATGCATGCATTGGATTGTTCATCGCCGCATTGGGAGCCAAAGGGTTAACCCAAACGGAGAATGTGCTCGCCGTAATCAAGCTAGCTGCAACGGTTGCTTTTATCGGGATTGCAGCAGCGGCTTGTCTTGGCTGGTTAAATGTAAAGATTACACCGCAGAAAATAACGAATGAATGGTTCCCTCACAAAATAAAAGGCGTGTGGACCGGGTTTATTTATGCTTTTTTTGCCTTTGCTGGGATTGAGGTCATGGGTTTAATGGCAGCCAAGCTGAAAGAACCTAAGGACGCTGTGAAGTCAGGAAGAGTGATGTTGTTAACCGTCAGTACGCTGTATGTTGTGGCGATTGCCTTGATCCTGCTACTGGTCCCCGCTGCTAAGTTAACACCAGATGAGAGTCCTCTCGTCAAAGCGATGTCATCGATTGGGTTTACGGTCGTGGTTCATATTCTCAACGGAATTTTGATAATCGCTGGATTCTCCACGATGGTTGCATCAATCTATGCGATTACATCCATGCTGGTTAAATTGGGTGAGGACGGAGATGCACCGAAGATGTTTACGAAGACTTGGGGAAAAAAGAGCATGCCCCTGTATGCATTAGGATGCACTGCGGCCGGATTAATCCTTTCTACTCTCCTGGCATTATGGATGCCTAAGAGCCTATTCGAATATGTAACAACCGCAGGCAGCTTGGTATTAATGTATACCTGGCTTTTGATTTGCATCACGTATATCAAGAAAATGAAGCCAACGAGTTGGAATCGGATCAAAGTATGGATCGCCATGGTCCTTATACTTGCAGCAGTAGCTGGCACGGCTATGGAAAAAGCCAGCAGAAGAGGTCTGCTGGCCAGTATAGGTCTTGTTGTATTGATAGCCTTGATCACTTACATTGTAAACAAAGTACGAAAACCGCGACCATCTCCAACCACTGAACCATCAAAGACTTGA
- a CDS encoding YqcI/YcgG family protein, with protein sequence MAELYSADEINASFKGLPEWQQDAYSKFSNMIADEDNTYPCVPGRMGFLSGHLRYGFTRDPRTQASAEDMAELLRQYGPISRDTGHYASLVVICDTTDDLRNNTTVEQYQSLFWEMLNRVSSLDTASWPEHISTDPHEATWEFCFGGEPYFCFCATPAHELRASRHFPYLMFAFQPRWVFESINDNTPLGRKMKTLIRKRLAAYDAIPAHPSLMWYGQQDNLEWKQYFLPDDEQTPSKCPFMRMKQAISKMTK encoded by the coding sequence ATGGCAGAGCTGTACAGTGCCGATGAAATAAATGCATCATTCAAAGGCCTGCCCGAATGGCAGCAGGACGCGTATTCAAAATTTTCCAATATGATTGCAGATGAGGATAATACGTATCCTTGTGTACCTGGACGTATGGGTTTTCTCTCAGGACATCTGAGATATGGATTCACAAGGGATCCACGTACACAAGCTTCTGCTGAAGACATGGCGGAATTACTTCGTCAATATGGTCCCATTTCTCGGGATACGGGACATTATGCTTCTTTGGTTGTCATTTGCGATACAACAGATGATTTGAGAAACAACACTACGGTAGAGCAGTATCAGTCCTTGTTCTGGGAGATGCTTAACCGGGTAAGCTCACTCGATACCGCCTCTTGGCCTGAACATATTTCAACTGATCCGCATGAAGCGACATGGGAATTTTGCTTTGGCGGGGAGCCTTACTTTTGTTTCTGTGCCACTCCCGCGCACGAGCTTAGAGCCAGCAGGCACTTCCCCTATCTTATGTTTGCTTTTCAACCACGATGGGTGTTTGAATCGATTAATGACAACACACCTCTTGGCCGGAAAATGAAAACTTTGATCCGCAAGCGGTTAGCAGCCTATGATGCCATTCCTGCTCATCCTTCCCTCATGTGGTATGGACAGCAGGATAACCTGGAATGGAAACAATATTTCCTGCCCGATGACGAGCAGACCCCTTCCAAGTGCCCATTCATGCGCATGAAGCAAGCCATTAGCAAAATGACAAAATAG
- a CDS encoding LysE family transporter, which produces MSVLFSYIILGISLSAPIGPINAAQLDRGARHGFMHAWILGLGAMFADLVYMLLIYFGVAHFLDTPFMRSFLWSFGSFILVYTGVETLSKLKDGIQASSTAEARVGKSFVSGFLMALSNPLNILFWLGIYGSILATTVKHTDTAHLLIYSSGIFIGILVWDVIMAGMASRFHKRSNETVLRWISIISGICLIGFGLYFGLEAVRSIFF; this is translated from the coding sequence ATGTCTGTACTGTTTAGTTATATTATTCTGGGAATCTCACTATCAGCTCCAATTGGTCCGATCAATGCCGCTCAGTTGGATCGCGGAGCCCGCCATGGATTTATGCATGCCTGGATTTTGGGACTTGGTGCCATGTTTGCAGATTTGGTGTACATGCTTCTGATCTACTTTGGAGTTGCTCATTTTCTGGACACGCCGTTCATGCGCTCGTTTCTTTGGTCATTTGGCAGCTTTATTCTGGTGTATACCGGTGTGGAAACACTGTCCAAGTTAAAAGACGGCATTCAGGCCTCTTCTACAGCAGAAGCGAGGGTTGGGAAATCTTTTGTCTCTGGCTTTCTCATGGCCCTGTCCAATCCCCTGAATATTCTATTCTGGCTCGGCATTTACGGCTCTATTCTCGCTACAACCGTGAAGCATACCGATACCGCTCATCTGCTAATATACAGTTCTGGTATTTTCATAGGCATCCTTGTATGGGATGTCATCATGGCTGGCATGGCCAGTCGATTCCATAAACGCAGCAACGAAACCGTTTTGCGTTGGATCTCCATCATCTCGGGTATCTGCCTGATTGGTTTTGGCCTGTACTTCGGGCTTGAAGCTGTACGATCTATCTTTTTCTAA
- a CDS encoding urea carboxylase-associated family protein, giving the protein MNMNTTERHKQSVRIPAKTGYAVKVNKGSLIRVTDLEGQQVVDFVAYDAQNANNRLDPGVTMDVLRSYRIKPGQTVYSNQYQPLLKIVRDTVGVHDFFNSACRPEMYEVLYDKKDHASCYHNLNQALEPFGILPPDQHYPFNLFMKSVVDDLGKIDVVAPDSRAGDYVEMEALTDLIIGLSACPCEESSCNGFHCTAIQLDVESMAD; this is encoded by the coding sequence ATGAATATGAATACAACGGAACGCCACAAACAGTCTGTTCGCATCCCGGCCAAAACGGGTTATGCCGTTAAGGTAAATAAGGGTTCATTAATTCGGGTGACCGATTTGGAGGGGCAGCAGGTCGTTGATTTTGTTGCATATGATGCTCAAAATGCCAATAATCGACTAGACCCAGGTGTAACGATGGACGTACTGCGGTCCTACCGGATCAAACCAGGACAAACCGTGTATTCCAATCAATATCAGCCGTTGCTTAAGATCGTTCGTGACACGGTTGGTGTTCATGATTTTTTCAACTCCGCCTGTCGTCCGGAAATGTATGAAGTTTTATACGATAAAAAGGATCATGCCAGCTGCTATCATAACCTAAATCAGGCTCTTGAACCGTTCGGGATCTTGCCGCCGGATCAGCATTATCCGTTTAATCTGTTTATGAAATCGGTTGTAGATGATCTTGGCAAGATTGACGTTGTAGCTCCAGATTCGCGCGCCGGTGACTATGTGGAGATGGAGGCACTGACCGATCTGATTATCGGTTTATCCGCCTGCCCATGTGAAGAGAGCTCATGCAACGGATTTCATTGCACAGCCATTCAGCTGGATGTAGAATCCATGGCAGATTAA
- a CDS encoding amidase: MSSSSSFSYTSYDAIGLAELVRAREISPVELLEAAYARLEEVNPQLNAVIRTYETRARQEASMVHPGEQPFAGVPLLLKDISQSLEGEILTSGSHLLREHRSQRNSNFVSRLRDAGFIIIGHTNTPEFGLKNITEPRLHGPTRNPWNTNHSPGGSSGGAAAAVASGIVPIAGASDGGGSIRIPASFSGLFGLKPTRGRTPVGPGVGRQWQGASIDFALSRSVRDSAALLDTLQVIQPEAAFHAPLFPGSYLADMNYPHQRKLRVAYTTASPVGTPVSEEAKQAVYKTVRWLEEQGHEVEEKLSPVNGVKLMENYYMMNSGEMAAMISSMERSMGRALTSDDMEIESWVLAEAGKKVSAAEFVHSLAEWDVAAAQMSTLFERYDFYVTPVNAFSAPKIGELTPHDEQIQYLMRISDLDKIQQQQLIYEMFEPSLTYTPFTQLANLTGQPAMSVPVHLTPEGLPMGVQIMATKGREDWLLHLAGQLETSELWVGMQGNPLFPV; the protein is encoded by the coding sequence ATGTCTTCATCTTCATCATTTTCATATACATCTTACGATGCCATAGGTTTGGCTGAATTGGTTCGCGCTCGGGAGATATCTCCTGTCGAATTGCTTGAAGCGGCTTATGCTCGCCTGGAAGAAGTGAACCCGCAGCTCAATGCAGTCATTCGTACATATGAAACACGCGCTCGCCAGGAAGCAAGTATGGTTCATCCGGGAGAGCAACCCTTTGCCGGCGTGCCCTTGTTATTGAAAGATATCTCTCAATCCCTGGAAGGTGAAATTCTCACCTCAGGTTCCCACCTTCTCCGTGAGCATCGTTCACAACGGAATTCCAATTTCGTTTCCCGTCTGCGCGATGCAGGCTTCATTATCATTGGACATACCAATACGCCGGAATTTGGCCTGAAAAACATTACCGAACCCCGTCTTCACGGTCCAACTCGAAATCCATGGAATACGAATCACTCACCAGGCGGTTCAAGTGGCGGTGCCGCTGCCGCAGTAGCCTCGGGTATTGTCCCCATTGCAGGAGCAAGTGACGGCGGCGGTTCCATCCGAATTCCTGCTTCATTCAGCGGCTTGTTCGGACTCAAACCTACACGTGGACGGACACCTGTTGGACCAGGGGTTGGCCGTCAGTGGCAGGGTGCTTCGATTGATTTTGCCTTGTCCCGTTCCGTTCGCGACAGCGCTGCTTTACTGGATACATTGCAAGTGATTCAACCGGAAGCTGCGTTTCATGCTCCCCTCTTCCCAGGCAGCTATCTGGCTGATATGAACTACCCTCATCAACGCAAACTGAGAGTTGCTTACACGACAGCTTCGCCTGTAGGTACACCAGTGAGTGAAGAAGCCAAACAAGCTGTATATAAGACAGTCCGCTGGCTGGAAGAACAAGGTCATGAGGTTGAAGAAAAACTAAGTCCGGTGAATGGTGTCAAATTAATGGAGAACTATTACATGATGAACAGCGGCGAAATGGCGGCGATGATCTCTTCGATGGAACGTTCTATGGGTAGAGCATTAACCTCTGATGATATGGAGATCGAGTCTTGGGTTCTGGCTGAGGCCGGCAAAAAAGTATCCGCTGCCGAATTCGTACATAGTTTGGCCGAATGGGATGTTGCCGCAGCTCAGATGTCTACGTTGTTTGAACGGTATGATTTTTATGTCACACCCGTCAATGCTTTTTCCGCTCCCAAGATTGGAGAATTGACACCTCATGATGAACAGATTCAGTATTTGATGCGCATTAGTGATTTGGACAAGATCCAGCAGCAACAGTTGATTTATGAGATGTTTGAACCAAGTCTTACCTACACACCGTTCACTCAGCTCGCGAATCTGACAGGTCAACCAGCCATGAGTGTTCCTGTTCACCTGACTCCTGAAGGCCTGCCCATGGGTGTACAAATTATGGCAACGAAAGGCCGTGAAGACTGGTTGCTTCATCTGGCTGGTCAGCTGGAAACATCCGAACTATGGGTCGGCATGCAGGGTAATCCACTGTTTCCAGTATAA